Proteins encoded in a region of the Malaciobacter mytili LMG 24559 genome:
- a CDS encoding sensor histidine kinase — protein sequence MLKKYHSSTLSKLILLVSIFFIGIFSLIIIHLFFLDLMERLDNKTKNQKAKIQIGEYIVNDLYKIRSDFYELATTATNKKGRELIARRLEERINDIKEALHILENGGTLKRVIRLNIAGHNHTTKIINYKKDNNESFSLEAIDLRPKLEQLLQMTEHLQNLLDIASEYRNNNDHKKFTEFIRNITRYYKSTPAFFIRITENTRRLLYEGENTLATLEYTIQEEKQQYQRLEILLIIVIILLVLILAYIIGTQINKNSKDLIKLNNELQKKMLQLKIQEEATRGILDGQPNMVVVSNGTEMIDANSALIDFFDGYHSFNDFKEEHACICDFFQKMNDDDFLEDKDYDGLRWYEYIIENPNKMHKVAMKNLSGLHFFTITAKRKVLEKENFIIIISLNDITNEISVQKELEQLNDNLENIIDYKTKELQELNENLEKKVQKEVEKNRQKDKRMIQQSRFAALGEMIGNIAHQWRQPLSAISSTASSMQLQLQLKLTNEEEIEKSYKTIISYVEFLTHTIEDFRNFFKEDKQKVEYEILEVLKKTLNITDAAYKDRNIQVILNKKQEYFKSFGFPNELSQVFLNILNNAKDAITNNKINYPIVQINIYEEENLNIIEILDNAGGINQEIIDKIFDPYFTTKHQSQGTGIGLYMSKEIIEKHMNGILKVENRTLIEKDNKQQGACFIISLPKI from the coding sequence TTGTTAAAAAAATATCATTCAAGTACTCTATCAAAACTTATTTTATTAGTTAGTATTTTTTTTATAGGAATATTTTCACTTATAATAATTCACTTATTTTTCCTTGATTTAATGGAAAGATTAGATAATAAAACAAAAAATCAAAAAGCAAAAATACAAATAGGTGAATATATTGTAAATGATTTATATAAAATTCGGTCAGATTTTTATGAATTAGCAACTACAGCAACAAATAAAAAAGGTAGAGAACTAATTGCTAGAAGATTGGAAGAAAGAATAAATGATATTAAAGAAGCTTTACATATTTTAGAAAATGGTGGAACTTTAAAAAGAGTTATTAGATTAAATATTGCTGGACATAACCACACTACAAAGATAATCAATTATAAAAAAGATAATAATGAATCTTTTTCTTTAGAAGCAATTGATTTAAGACCAAAGTTAGAACAACTTTTACAAATGACTGAACATTTACAAAACTTACTTGATATTGCAAGTGAATATAGAAATAATAATGATCATAAAAAATTTACTGAATTTATTAGAAATATTACAAGGTACTATAAATCAACTCCTGCTTTTTTTATAAGAATTACAGAAAATACAAGAAGACTTTTATATGAAGGTGAAAATACCTTAGCTACTTTAGAATATACAATACAAGAGGAAAAACAACAATATCAAAGACTAGAAATTCTTTTAATTATAGTAATTATACTGTTAGTTTTAATTCTTGCATATATTATTGGTACACAAATAAATAAAAATTCAAAAGATTTAATAAAACTAAATAATGAATTACAGAAAAAAATGCTTCAATTAAAAATCCAAGAAGAAGCGACTAGAGGGATTTTAGATGGACAACCAAATATGGTTGTAGTAAGTAATGGAACAGAAATGATTGATGCAAATAGTGCTTTAATTGATTTTTTTGATGGTTATCACTCTTTTAATGATTTTAAAGAAGAACATGCTTGCATTTGTGACTTTTTCCAAAAAATGAATGATGATGATTTCTTAGAAGACAAAGATTATGATGGGTTAAGATGGTATGAATATATTATTGAAAATCCTAATAAAATGCACAAAGTTGCCATGAAAAACTTAAGTGGTTTACATTTTTTTACTATTACTGCAAAAAGAAAGGTTTTAGAAAAAGAAAACTTTATCATTATTATTTCATTAAATGATATTACAAATGAAATATCTGTACAAAAAGAGCTTGAACAATTAAATGATAATTTAGAAAATATAATTGATTATAAAACTAAAGAGCTTCAAGAATTAAATGAAAACCTAGAAAAAAAAGTGCAAAAAGAAGTTGAAAAAAATAGACAAAAAGATAAAAGAATGATTCAACAATCAAGATTTGCTGCTCTTGGAGAGATGATAGGTAATATTGCCCATCAATGGAGACAACCCCTTTCTGCTATTTCATCAACAGCTTCATCTATGCAACTTCAATTACAACTAAAACTAACAAATGAAGAAGAAATAGAAAAATCTTATAAAACTATAATCTCTTATGTTGAGTTTTTAACTCATACAATTGAAGATTTTAGAAACTTTTTTAAAGAAGATAAACAAAAAGTAGAATATGAAATTTTAGAAGTATTAAAAAAGACTTTAAATATTACAGATGCAGCATACAAAGATAGAAATATTCAAGTTATATTAAATAAAAAACAAGAATACTTTAAAAGCTTTGGTTTTCCAAATGAACTATCACAAGTATTTTTAAATATCTTAAACAATGCAAAAGATGCTATTACAAATAATAAAATAAACTATCCAATAGTGCAAATAAATATTTATGAAGAAGAAAACTTAAATATTATAGAAATCCTTGATAATGCAGGGGGGATTAACCAAGAAATTATTGATAAAATTTTTGATCCTTATTTTACTACTAAACATCAAAGTCAAGGTACAGGTATTGGTTTATATATGAGCAAAGAGATTATTGAAAAACATATGAATGGGATTTTAAAAGTAGAAAATAGAACTTTAATAGAAAAAGATAATAAACAGCAAGGAGCTTGTTTTATTATCTCATTACCAAAAATTTAG
- the ilvC gene encoding ketol-acid reductoisomerase, which produces MTLNVYYDKDCNIDLIKSKKVAMIGFGSQGHAHAENLRDSGVEVIVGLRKGGSSWAKAEAKGFTVKTISEATAEADVVMILLPDENQADIYKNEIEANLKDGATVAFGHGFNIHYGRIKPAKNINVMMVAPKAPGHTVRSEFQRGGGIPDLIAIHQDSTGNTKELALSYASAIGGGRTGIIETTFKDETETDLFGEQAVLCGGVSALVQAGFETLTEAGYPAEMAYFECLHELKLIVDLMFEGGIHDMRYSISNTAEYGDMVSGPRVINEESKKAMKEILKEIQNGVFAKDFILEGQAGYPRMTAERNNLFNHPLEVTGRKLRDMMPWIKANKIVDQDKN; this is translated from the coding sequence ATGACATTAAATGTTTACTATGACAAAGATTGTAATATCGATTTAATAAAGTCTAAAAAAGTTGCTATGATCGGATTTGGTTCTCAAGGTCACGCACACGCTGAAAACTTAAGAGATTCAGGTGTTGAAGTAATCGTTGGACTAAGAAAAGGTGGATCATCTTGGGCTAAAGCTGAAGCTAAAGGATTTACTGTAAAAACTATCTCTGAAGCAACTGCAGAAGCTGATGTAGTAATGATTTTATTACCAGATGAAAATCAAGCAGACATCTATAAAAATGAAATTGAAGCTAACTTAAAAGACGGTGCAACTGTTGCATTTGGACATGGTTTCAATATTCATTATGGAAGAATTAAACCTGCTAAAAATATTAATGTTATGATGGTTGCTCCAAAAGCACCAGGACACACTGTAAGAAGTGAGTTCCAAAGAGGTGGAGGAATCCCTGACTTAATCGCTATTCACCAAGATTCAACAGGAAATACTAAAGAATTAGCATTATCTTATGCAAGTGCTATTGGTGGTGGAAGAACAGGAATTATTGAAACTACTTTTAAAGATGAAACTGAAACTGATTTATTTGGTGAGCAAGCAGTATTATGTGGAGGAGTTTCTGCACTAGTTCAAGCTGGATTTGAAACATTAACTGAAGCTGGTTACCCTGCTGAAATGGCATACTTTGAGTGTTTACACGAATTAAAATTAATCGTTGATTTAATGTTCGAAGGTGGAATTCATGATATGAGATACTCTATTTCTAATACAGCTGAGTATGGAGATATGGTTTCTGGACCAAGAGTTATTAATGAAGAATCTAAAAAAGCTATGAAAGAAATCTTAAAAGAGATTCAAAATGGTGTATTTGCTAAAGACTTCATCTTAGAAGGTCAAGCTGGATACCCAAGAATGACTGCTGAAAGAAATAACTTATTTAATCATCCACTAGAAGTAACTGGTAGAAAATTAAGAGATATGATGCCTTGGATTAAAGCTAATAAAATAGTAGATCAAGACAAAAACTAA
- a CDS encoding divergent polysaccharide deacetylase family protein, translating to MTKRKPRKPKTTTPRQKRNYKKDNSKIKIINLVLFILIITLVTSILSYFFLLKNTENKNTPTQTKKAEIKKDIDLNNYANEKLNKYFMDESNKLKFEEYTDEFDKEYHPKQEEKKEEETKIEKKEEIKKDIPIISKKPKLAIVIDDVTTRRQVKDILNVGYKITMSFLPPTRQHKDSAIIAQNLPFYMIHFPLQAQTFKFAEEKTLKVGDSYEKIEKRVIQLKKWYPNAIYTNNHTGSKFTEDDVSMDYLFKALKKHNLIFVDSRTTAKTVAKKYAKKYDMPYIARNIFIDNQKDFSYIQNQLKKAINIAKKNGYSMAIGHPYDITIQVLSQSKHLLKDLELIYVNELPYLKKD from the coding sequence ATGACAAAAAGAAAACCAAGAAAACCAAAAACTACAACTCCAAGACAAAAAAGAAACTATAAAAAAGATAACTCAAAAATAAAAATAATTAATTTAGTTTTATTTATTTTGATTATTACTTTAGTAACATCAATTTTAAGTTACTTTTTTTTACTAAAGAATACTGAAAATAAAAATACACCTACACAGACAAAAAAAGCTGAAATAAAAAAAGATATAGATTTAAATAATTATGCAAATGAAAAATTAAATAAATATTTTATGGATGAATCAAATAAACTAAAATTTGAAGAATATACAGATGAATTTGATAAAGAATACCATCCAAAACAAGAAGAAAAAAAAGAAGAAGAAACTAAAATAGAAAAAAAAGAAGAGATAAAAAAAGATATACCAATAATTTCAAAAAAGCCTAAACTTGCAATTGTTATTGATGATGTAACTACAAGAAGACAAGTAAAAGATATTTTAAATGTTGGATATAAAATAACTATGTCTTTTTTACCCCCAACAAGACAACATAAAGACTCTGCAATAATTGCACAAAATTTGCCTTTTTATATGATACATTTTCCATTACAAGCTCAAACTTTTAAGTTTGCAGAAGAAAAAACTTTAAAAGTTGGTGATTCATATGAAAAGATTGAAAAAAGAGTTATTCAACTTAAAAAATGGTATCCAAATGCTATTTATACAAATAATCATACAGGAAGTAAATTTACAGAAGATGATGTAAGTATGGACTACTTATTTAAAGCTTTAAAAAAGCATAATCTCATTTTTGTAGATAGTAGAACAACTGCAAAAACAGTTGCTAAAAAATATGCTAAAAAGTATGATATGCCTTATATTGCTAGAAATATTTTTATAGATAACCAAAAAGATTTTAGCTATATTCAAAATCAATTAAAAAAAGCTATAAATATAGCAAAGAAAAATGGATACTCAATGGCTATTGGACATCCATATGATATTACAATACAAGTATTAAGCCAATCAAAACATTTACTAAAAGATTTAGAATTAATCTATGTAAATGAGCTTCCTTATCTAAAAAAAGATTAA
- a CDS encoding substrate-binding domain-containing protein has product MIKKLALSLLMFFFLNQTLFAKEKPTLIFYCGITMVKPIKEMAKIIEEKYNCEIKISQGGSKDLYDSLKFSKKGDLYLPGSDSYRLNNLKDGYLLDGVYIGYNQAAIFVQKNNPKNIKNLDDFLNTQNSSVLCDPNSGSIGRMTKKIFLKYKDEEFLNKAYDNAVEIGTDSRNLNKALIDKRADISINWRATAFWPENYQSIDIIQIDEKYAPKKKLVLNLLSFSQNKQIARAFMDFAKSEEGREIMKKYGFL; this is encoded by the coding sequence ATGATTAAAAAACTTGCATTATCTTTACTTATGTTTTTCTTTTTAAATCAAACACTTTTTGCAAAAGAGAAACCAACACTAATCTTTTATTGTGGAATAACAATGGTTAAACCTATAAAAGAAATGGCAAAAATTATTGAAGAAAAATATAATTGTGAAATAAAAATTTCACAAGGTGGTTCAAAAGATTTATATGATTCTTTAAAATTTTCAAAAAAAGGAGATTTATATCTTCCGGGAAGTGACTCATATAGATTAAATAATTTAAAAGATGGTTATTTACTTGATGGTGTTTATATTGGATATAATCAAGCAGCTATTTTTGTGCAAAAAAACAATCCTAAAAATATTAAAAACTTAGATGATTTTTTAAATACACAAAATTCTTCTGTTTTATGTGACCCAAACTCTGGAAGTATTGGAAGAATGACAAAAAAAATCTTTTTAAAATATAAAGATGAAGAGTTTTTAAATAAAGCATATGATAATGCTGTTGAAATTGGAACAGATTCAAGAAATTTAAATAAAGCACTTATTGATAAAAGAGCTGATATTTCTATTAATTGGAGAGCAACTGCTTTTTGGCCAGAAAATTACCAATCAATTGATATTATACAAATAGATGAAAAATATGCTCCTAAAAAGAAATTAGTTTTAAATCTTCTAAGTTTTTCACAAAATAAACAAATAGCAAGGGCTTTTATGGACTTTGCTAAAAGTGAAGAAGGTAGAGAAATTATGAAAAAATATGGATTTTTGTAA